The following DNA comes from Pirellulales bacterium.
CAATAACCCGTGGCTAGGGTGAAAGTAGTAGGCATCGTCCCGATGCCGTAATCAGAAAGTAGCAGTCCCCGTCCCGATGCCGTAAACAAAAAGTAGCAGAAACCATCCCGATGCCGTAAACAAAAAGTAGCAGAAACCATCCCGATGCCGCAAAAGAAAGTAGTAGGCATCGTCCCGATGCCGTAAACAAAAGTAAATCTGCTAGCAATCGTAGTTAGTAGCATGCGACTGTTATCTGCAAGCACCTTTTTGATTGACTCAACAATCACACATAATTATGATCTGCTTGCTTAAATTTCACTGGTCTGTAATCCATTCCGATATGCGAGGGGCCGATGAGTGGCAAATTCTGGCTTACTTTCTTGATCTGCGTGTTCCCAGGTACGCCGCTCCTGGCGGATGACCTATGGATTGGCAAGCGGGTATTTTGGCGCGATGATGCTATCGCAAAGATCGGAAACCAAGTTTTCGATGTTACTTTAATCCCTTATCCCGCCACTGTTGAACATGTTAACGGCGAATGGCTGTGGCTGGAGCGGGCCTGGGTGCGGAAGAAGGATGTGATGGATGTGATTGGAGCATTTTCAATGGCAAACACTCGAATCTCGATTAACTATGCTCCCGCAGAGGCTTTGCGTATTCGAGCAGCAACGTGGATTGCATGGGGTAATTACGATAAAGCTTATTCTGACATTCAACTAGCAATCCTACACCATCCAAAAGATGCGTTTAACTACCTTTACCGGGGAAACCTCAACTTTGAACGTAAAGATTATAATAAAGCCATAACGGACTATGACATAGCTATCGGAATCAATCCAGACTTATCCAAGGCTTACCGAGATCGAGGATTTGCCAAGAACATGCTACAGGATTATGCTGGTGCGTTACGGGATCTTAATGAGGCAATCCGACTTGATTCAAAAGATTATTTATCGTATTTTAATAGAGGATATGTACATGATGATATGGGAAACCACGATAGAGCGATCAAAGATTTTGATAACGCTATACAATTACATCCATACTATTATCTATCCTTTTACAATCGTGGCATTTCAAAGCAATCCAAACAAGAACTTAATGCTGCTATCAAAGATTACGATGTAGCTATTCGACTTAACCCAAAATATGCCCCCGCGTACAATAACCGCGGTCAAGCCAAAATGCTTCAAACCGACTTTCATGGCGCAATTCAAGATTTCGATGCTTCAATTCAATTAGAACCGTCTAATGCTAATATTTATATAATTCGCAGCTATGCTTTCACTCAGATAAAGCACTACGATGAGGCCATACGCGATGCCAATAAAGCAATCCGAATCGATCCTTCGCTCAGCCTAGCATTCGAATACCGTGCAGGGTCAAAACTTTACATAAATGACTATAGTGGCTCAATTCAGGATTATTGCGAAGTAATTAAACGCGATCCTAAAGATAGTAAAGCTTGTTATAGACTAGGCATAGCCTATCACTGCAATCGTGATTATGTCAGTGCTCTTAATAACTTTAATAAATCCATCAATTTAGATGCCAACTCAGTTATGCCATCCGCTTGTAAATCCTTTCTCCTGGCCACCTGTCCCCAACCAGAATTTCGCGATGGTCCTTTAGCATTAGAATTAGCGGAGTCAGCTCTGAAGCAGGCGAATAAGGATGGTTATGCCCTGAATGCCAAAGCATGCGCACTAGCACTCTTGGGCAAGTATGACGAGGCGATAACGTGCCAAGAATTGGCCAAGCTGGACAACGATTGGAGAAGCGACGAATTGCCAAGTGGTGGCAAACTTGCTGAGGAACGTATCGCGGCTTGGAAATCTAAAAAATTATGGCTGAGTGAACCACCCGCGCGGGATAAAAAGTAAAATAAGGTTGCTGCGAGTATTTGCCTAAACCTATCGGTTAATAAAATTAAAAGAACCAACATGAACAAGCTCCACGGCGCCCAGTTCCCAATTTTCCCAGCGGGCAATTGCTGATTTACCAGGATAGCGGCTTACGCTTTACAATTTCTACCGCGTCCGGTCGCCGCGCGGAACGGCTAAACGGCAGGGAGGGGGTGAAGAATGAAGAATTGGCAATTGTGGTGTGGGGCGGGTTGCTATAAAGATGGCGCTCCTCCGGAGCAGCGTGGGTGTTGCTCGTTACCCATCACCTTCGTCTCTGCCCGTTCGGCGACGGAGTCGCCTCCTACATTTTTCCCGCGATACGCGTCTGTTGCCGCTAATTCCGCCGATGCCAGCGGCGGCTTTGGGTGCGTCGTGGCAAAATTATCATTTCCATAAACCAAATACCATAAACCAAATACCAGTCGCTCGCGCTTCGCTGCGCGGCGCGGCTAAACATAATACGGCACCGGGACGCGCTTCGCTACGCGGCGCGGCTAAACGTAGTCCGGCACCGGGACACGCTGCGCGGCGCGGCTAAACGTAATACGGCATCGGGACGCGCTTCGCTACGCGGCGCGGCTAAACGTAATACGGCACCGGGACGGTGCCTACTACTATCCGGCCCATTGCCGCCAAAAGTACCAAGCCGTCAGCACGCTGCCGATCAGCACAATCAAGCGCCGCAGCAAATGCTTGTCCAGCAAGCGACCGTAATGCGCGCCAAAGTAACCCCCGGCCACCCCCGCCAGGACCATCGGCAGCGCGCGGGGCCAATTGATGATCTCTCCTTGTCCGGGGACGGGAAAACTATCTTGCCACAAAAATAGCGCGAGCGCGACGGCGTTAATCAGCGTCGCCAGCACCGTCTTGACCGCGTTCATGCCATGGATGTCGGTCATGCCCAAGAGGCCCAGCGAACTGAGCATGAGGATGCCGATCCCCGCGCCAAAATATCCGCCGTACAGGCCAATCGCCGTTTGAAAAAGCAGAATCGCCCCCAGGCGGCGGTTGCTTGCCGGGACGACATGTGCATCACCGGCATTTGCCAGGCCGCTAGAGCGTAAAATCCGCGGCTGCAGGGCAAACAGCAGCGTGGCCAAGAGTATCAGCCACGGTATCAATTTTTGAAAAGTTTCCGGCCGCCCCCACAGCAGCAACAACGTCCCCGCCACACTCCCCAGCAGACTGGGCCAAAATAGCCACTTTAGCCAATGCCCATAGTGCGAAAGTTCCCGCCGATACGCCCAAGCGGAGGCAAACGACCCGGGGCAGAGGGCGATGGTGCTGGTGACATTGGCGGCGACTTCGTTCCCGGCCCCTAGCGACCACACAAGCGCGGGAAAAGTGAGAAACGTCCCGCCGCCAGCGATAGAATTCATGGCCCCGGCCAACGCCGCCGCGCCCATCAGCACCACTAGTTCGGCAATGGTCGGCACGCGCGGGAAATTCCTCAAAAGCTAGCACAAGAACAAAATACCCATCAACGATTCCGCTAGCACGGAGGTCGGGAGGATGTGCAACCAGGTTCAATGGCCATCGGATGAAGGCAAAAACCGTGGGCGCTCGCCCAGCGGCTGATGTGATCAACTCAAATTGACAGCTTTTCCAAAACATTAGGATAAATGGGCATCGCGGTCGCGTTAAGGCGTCTTTTGAATCCAAACCAGATTTCTCTATGGCGGCTGGGGGCAATTTGCTACGATTTGGCGGATTTTTTAGCCTGAATCGTTCCCGCGGAATTTTTACGCTGATTTATTGAATGTCATCCGTCATGCTGCCTTACCTCCCCAGCCCATACAGTCGCCGGACCGCGCAAGCAGTTAGCCTGGCAAGCTTGAACATCCGCCCCGCGCTTTTGTTCTGTCTGATTCTGTTAATTGCTCTGGCGCGTAGCGCACGCGCCGACGAGCGCGATTACCCCGATATACCCGCGAATCTGTTTCAAAATAATATTGACCGCCGCGAACGCCAGGGGGTCTTTTCCCAGCCGATTGATGATCGCGCCTTAAATCCAGCGGGGCTGAACCTGCCCGAGCCAAGTCCTCCGCCTATCGGAAGTGAACATTTCGCCGCTAACAAGGCTCCCGCCGCCACGACTGTCAATCCTCCACCGGCCGAACACCCGGTCGATCCCGCGGAGAAATCGGTCGCCTGGTTGCAGCCCTATGCCCGCAGTTGGCAATCCGATGCGACTTTACGGAGTGTCTGCTTTGTCAACACACGACAAGGCTGGGCCGTGGGAGACCAAGGCGCAATTTGGGCGACGACCGATGGGGGCCGGACCTGGCAACCACAGGACTCCCGCGTGTTTGCCACATTAACCGCGGTCAGCTTTGTCGATGAGCAGCATGGTTGGATCGGCGGCGTGGTGTGCCATCCCGCGGCGGACGCCACCAGCGCGGTGATCTTACGCACGGTGGATGGTGGCCAAAATTGGATTCTTGACCAACATCAGCAACTCCCCGGGATCCGTCAACTGAGGTTTTTTAATCATCAGGTTGGTTGGTGCGCGGGGCAATTTTCGACGATCTTTGGGACAAATATTTTCATCACGGAAAATGGGGGGCGCGATTGGCAACCGGTTGTTAATAAGCAACAGTCCGATATCCTGGCCGCACTGGCCACTGATCAGCAAGTTGCCATCTCTCTTGCCAATAGCAACACTAGCGGACCTACCGCCATGACAAAGCGGTTACGCTTTACCTTGGCTAGCCAGCGCGGCATCCAAAGCGGAAGTTTGGCCGAATGGTCCTCCATTGCCACTCCCTTTGATGGGTTGCGAGGTCCACGAGCCATGGCACATGACGAGTCGGGAAACACCTGGCTGGTTGGCCAAGGGGGGCTTATTCTGCAAAACACGGCGGAAAACAGCGACTGGACAAAGCCGGGCCAACTGCCTGATTCGGCAGAATTACAGTGGTGTGACTGGCAGGCCGTGGCGTGTCGCGGGCCAAAAATCTGGATCGCGGGCACCACCGGGGGACGCATTTTACATAGCAAGGACGCTGGCCAAACCTGGCAATGGCAGAAAATCCCCACCACGTTGCCAATCTTTGATCTGCACTTTCGCGACGAACGGCATGGCTGGGGAGTGGGGGGATTGGGTCAAATTATCCTTACCAGCGATGGGGGCCAAACCTGGGAAACCGTCCAGGGCGCCAATCGCCGCGCGGGGGTGCTGATTGTCGTCAATGAGCCAAGCCAAATCCCCTGGGAATTGATCGCCCAGTTAAGCGGCGCGCAAGGTTTTCGCACCGTGGTAGATGTGTTGAATCGACGTGATGTCGAAGTTCCCTCCCCCGCCATCGAACGACAAGCGATTCGCGTGCGGGCCGCGCTAGCCAGCTTGGGCGCCACGTTGGCGGAACCTGAGTGGCGGTTTCCGCTGCGGCAACCGGGAATTGATTGGCCTAGCGAACGCCTGAATCAAATTTGGGGGCAATCCGCCGGTACCACGTCACAACTAGCGCTCAAAAATTTCTGGCGGAACACTTTACTTACCTGGCAACCGGCGGCGGTCCTAGTGCCTCAGCCGGGACCTGACGCCCCCGCTCAAGATGTGTTGCTGCATGCCAGTTGCTTGGAATATTGGCAAGCGACCGGTTCCAGCGGTGCAGACCCATCCCCCCCCTTATGGTCCTTTCAACCAACCGCGCAACCCCATGCCGGAGGATTGTCTTGCCAGCAGCCGGTCCCACGGACGCCGATAACATTGGAGGAATGGGCACTTCCGGCGCGGGCCATGGCACGGGGGGTTGCTCAAGTTGGCCTGCGCGGTTCACTGAGGTCTCCTCAGGAATTACCCGCTGGCTGGTCTTGGCACTGGCAAGCGGGTACAAGCCCGCCGACGAACCCTAACGCACAAATTCTTAGTCACAGCGAACATCCGGCAGACTCTCCCACACGTCGAATGCTGGTACAAAATGACACGCCAGGATTTTCCCCGACGGAAACCATAGCCAGTGGGCGGCGACGGGTTTGGCAAAAAATGCTAGTGCAGGGAAAATTAACAAAATCCGCCAACTGGTTGCCCATGCTGGATGAGTTTACGCGTGGCAGTTCCCCTGAAGTCGCCGCCGACACCTTGCTAAATTTGTCCAGGGAATGTGAAAAAATTGGTCGCCTGGATTTGGCGGGATTAATCCAACAACACTTATGGCAAAAATATCCCTTGACCACCGCCACTGGTCAAATTTGGTTGGCGGAATTGCGTCAGCTTTCCAGTTGTGAATTGCAACATTGGCAAAAACGCGGGGCCACCCCGGAACAGGGGGGAACGGCTGCGCCAGGGTCAAACACCCACCGCGCCCGACTGCAAAAAGTCAATGAAATACTTTGGCGGCATCACCCGCAATTGGCTTGCCCCCCTGAAATCCAATTTTTATATCACTCCTGGCATGAAGAACATCCTCAGGAACCGGGTGCCACAACGCCACCTTTGGGCTTAAAAATCCTAAGCAAGCCTCCCTACCACAGCCGCTTTTCCGATGATTGGCAGGAAGTTATCAATGCCGAATTGCGGGACACCGCAGGCAGACGTGCCCCCAAAGCTCACTGGGGTTGTCGGGCTGTTACCATAAAGCCATACCTGGATGGCATTTGCGATGACGAAACCTGGCAGAAAACGGACGCTATCTCGCTTCGCGGTGGAGAATTAGATAGCGATTTACCCCCCACCACAACACGCTGGGCGTATGACGCCGAGTATCTATATTTAGCGGCGGAATGTCAGACCCACGACCCGGAAAACCAGCCCGAGATCGCCAAAACTCGTTCCCGGGACCCCGATTTGACTGCTCAAGAACGGATCGAGTGGTATTTGGACCTGGATCGCGATAGGAATACTTGGTTTCATTTCGAGTGCGATTCCACAGGCAAGGTAAGTGAAGATTGCACGGGGGATGAACGCTGGAACCCCGAGTATTTTGTGGCGGCCAAGCGTTCCGAGACGGGTTGGAGCGTGGAAATGGCCATTCCCTTGCGGGAGTTAACCGCTAGCAACGAACTGTTGGGGCAATCTTGGATTGTCCAGGTGAATCGCATCTGGCCCCGGCAGGGGTTACAATCACTCCGGGGAACCCCCTCGACTCAAGCCCACCCCGTCGATTGGGGAACCTTGCGATTTGTCCCATAAAGATGAAAAAGAATTTGCGGACAAGTTTTTACCCATGCTACAACAATTCACCTATAATCTTCTGGCATATAGACTTAAGAAACTAAACAATAAGCCAATAACGGCTTTTATGGTGATTTTAAAAGCACTTTTTGGGGGGATTCGCCAATACAGAATGCCCCGTCGGCGAATATAATAATGGGAACTTTTCTGAGTCCGTAGGCTTCTCTAACGTATCTGTAGCTAGCAGCGAATGGATCACAGGCACGGGCCATGTCATGGATTCGTCGAAACAATTATCGCTTTCACAAACTCCTCCCCCGCTAACCACGGAGTTAGACGGTACGCCCAGGGCGCAGACTGATAAAGAATCAACACCGGGTAATTCGCCCTCGGCTCTACGTGTGAAAAGTCCTGCGGCAGCGGTTTATGACAGTACGGACAACGGCACGGTGATCATGCCGCGGCCACGTTTGCTGGATAACGAGACCCTGCCTTATATCAAAGAACTTGACCCATTACGCCAGGATTTGTCGCTGGTCAACGATTCCGCCAGGCTCAACAGTCTTACCGCCAAAAGCGATTCCGGCAAAAGCGACTCAGGACAAAAGTTTGTGGCGGGAAGTTCCGCCCGGGCACTCGCGCCGCTGACTCCGGAGGAAGAGGCGGAACTGGTCAATCAGCAGACGGTCATCTCTGTCAATCCACTGGAAGAAGCGCCGCAGATCGGTAGTTTGACCTCGCGGGAGATGGGTAAGCTGCTGGCCGGGCAAACACTGGGCCATTATGCTCTGCGGGAATTCGTGGGCGGAGGGGGTATGGGGGCGGTGTTTCGCGCGCTCGACACCATGCTCAACCGCATTGTCGCTGTCAAAGTGCTAGCGCCGAATCAATCGCGGGACGAAGAAACCCTGCGCCGCTTTCAAAATGAAGCCCAATCCGCAGCGCGGCTGGACCACGAAAACATCGGCCGGGTGTACAACTTTGGCCATGATCGGGGTTGGCATTTTATTGTGTTTGAGTTTATTGAGGGGGTCAATTTGCGGGAGTTGGTGGAGCAGCAGGGGCCGCTGTCGATCCCCGACACGCTGTTGTACATGCTGCAATTGTCCGAGGCCCTCGCCCATGCCAGCGGCCGCGAAGTCGTACATCGGGACATTAAACCCTCTAACATCATCGTTACGCCGGAGCAAAAGGCCAAGTTGGTGGATATGGGCTTGGCCCGTTTGCACCAGGTCGACCAACAACAAGAAGACCTAACCGCCAGCGGCGTGACCCTGGGGACGTTTGACTATATTTCGCCCGAGCAGGCCCGCGACCCGCGCGTGGCCGATGTCCGCAGCGACCTTTATTCGCTGGGCTGCACGCTGTACTTTATGCTCAGCGGAGCGGCTCCCTTTTCCAGCGGAACCGTGCTGCAAAAGCTGCTCAAGCACCAGTCCGAGGATCCCACCGATCCCCGCACCCTGCGGCCGGAATTGCCCGCGGATTTGATAAAAATCCTGCGTAAGTTGATGGCCAAATCACCCGAAGCGCGGTATCAAACCGCGACCCAGTTAACGCAGGATTTACGTGTTTTGGCGGAGGAACTGGGCCTTTTGCCGCATCGGGCGGGATTGTCCACGGTCTGGTCTCCCCCGGTTAAGGTGGCTCCCCCGTGGTGGTATTACCATTTACCCTGGATCGCCCCCGTGGTGTTGTCGCTGATCATTGGCTGGATTTTATATACGTGGGATCAGGTGTATGCCAAAGATTATCAACCGCAATTGATCTCGGCTCAACATCCCGGCACGCGCGCCACGACTGCCACAAAGCCCCTCCCTTCGGCGACGAACAGCGGTGTTCCCAAGGGCCAAAGCTCTCCCGCGGCACCAGCGGACCAAGCATTTTTTAATCCCAAATTACCAGCGCAGAGTCAAAACTTTGCGTTAGACGATAAATCGCCCCCAGCGACAAACTCTCAGCCGACATTTCCAGAACTGGCCCTAGCACCGGAAGGCGCCGCGCTCCCGCCAGCCGCCCGTCAAAATGACAAAGGCAATAGCCAAAACGTTAATCTATCCGCTAGTCCCGGCACGGACACGCCTATTACGGACCCAGCTAGTACGGACGATTGGCAAAGCCGGATTGCGTGGTCAACGAAATATTTAAATGAGTCCGTGGCCTCCCTGCAGACTCAGTATCTCCCCCAAATCACCAGCAATCTTCCCAAGTGGCAGTTTAACTGGCCGCAACTCGCCCGCGAATCCCTTCCCGCCACCGGTAACGCAAATCCCGATGGAAATACAAATCCCCCCCCTCTTCCCGAATCCAGCGGGGGGACCAGCGGCCGACTGATCGTCACGCCCAATCCTCAACGGGGAGGGGAATTTGCCTCGCTGGCGGCGGCATGCCGCGCCGCCCGTGAGGGAGCAACGGTGATCCTGGACTATGACGGCTTGCTGATTGAGCAGCCGTTTACCTTGTCGCAACCCAACCTCACGATTGCCGCCGCTCCGCAGCGGCAGCCGATCATCCGCTTTCGCCCGGGAGGGTTGGAAAGCGCGGCCAGCATCCGAGGCATGCTAACCATGATGGGAGGCCAGCTCAACTTCGAACGGGTCCATCTAGAGTTTGAACTGCCGGGGCAAATTTCCGCCAAGCCTTGGGCATTTTTTCATTTAAGGCAAATTACCAGCCTCCGCTTTGTGGAATCTTCCTTAACCATCCGCAACGGCGATCAAATCCGGCCGCGGGATGCCCGGGTCAGTTTTTTTGAATTATCCAACGGTCCCAATGCCAATACGCTGCGCGCAAAAACGCTCCCACGGCCCCGCGACCCCGTCATCCTGGAGGGACTCCAGTCGACGATCCGGGGGGCCGCGGTCATCATCAATAACCAAGAACAAGTTCCGCTTCGCTTTCATTGGGAACAAGGGTTTTTAGCGACCAGCGAGACGCTCTTAGCCGTCGATATTGGACAGCGGCCTGCCGCCGGGCAAATTAACGAGGGGGTGACGATCGAATTGCGCAATGTCACCGCGGTCCTCTGGCGGGGATTGGCCAGGATCAAAAACGCCCTGAATCTGCCGGATATTTTGCCAGTTTCGCTGGATTTGCGGGACAGCGTGATTCGTGGCAGCGGCTCGGGGCCGTTTTTGGAATTGGAAAATCTGGACGACCTTAACGGCCTGCAGGACGCTTTGCAATGGCGCTCCAGCAATTTCTTAGTCGATGGCTATACTTCTCCCGCGCGGATCACCGCCGCGGTCGGCACGACAAACGTCGCGGTCAATCAATGGAACGAAATTTGGCAATTGGGCGAACGACAGTTGGCTTTTGCCCCCCTTCCCTGGGCCACCCCGGCGGATCGACTGCCCGAATGGCATCGGATAGAGCCCGGGCATTTAGCACTCAAATCCAGCACTTTCTCCAACACCCGGACCGTTCCGGGTTTACCCCCAACAGAGGGCAACACGTCGGACAAGGGGGATGCCGCGGCACTTCCGGCCGCAATCATTCCCCGGCCCACCCCGCTCGCTCCCGAATCGACAATCCCGGCGGAACGTGCAAAGGGACTTCCGACAGGAACTATCCCGGCCGAATCACCGGCTGTTCCCGAGCCGAAATCGGGATTTTCGGCTAATGATCTGCGGGAAATGGAAAAAGAAATGGAAATGTCCCGTCCCTGAATCCGTGGCCGGAGGACGGGGAAATTCTGAAAAATTGCCGGGATCGGGGTGACTTTGCCGGGCTTTCCTTGACTTTCGCCCGTTAAATCGTTTAACTACACTAGCTCTGCTAGGGGCAGGCAACCCGCGCGGGTTGTATCAGTCGTGGAGCAGCGGTTTTCTACTTTTGTGCAGTTTCCTACTTTGTGCCTCGGAGTTTTCACATGAAGCGCATGCAGTTTGCGGTGGTGTTGGCTGTTGCTTCGGCAATCATTGGTTGGCAAGCCTCTTCGGCGTTTGCCATTCGCGAATTCCAAGACGAATTTCTGAAGACCTATTACAAGCCCGACAGCGAAGACGCGGGCGAGAAGAAATTGGCCGCGGCCATCGACAAGATCAAGAAAGTGAACGAGGAAGACCAATCGGTGGATGCCTGTATCATTTGCCATGGTCCCAAGGCCAAAAAAGTGCGGAACGCCTATGGCAAGGCCCTGGATGAATTGTTGGATAAAAAGAAAGACAAAATGGACGCCGAAAAAATCCAAGCCGCCTTGCTGAAAGTCGCCGAACAGAAATCCAGCGACGATGGCCCCACCTTTGGGGAACTGCTGAAGAAGGGCGTGTTGCCGGAAATGAAAAAGGATTCGGAATAATTATTTATTGAATCCATCGCAAATGGGAAAACTCGCATCCCATCCATCGGCACCGTGGGGAATTTTCACTCCCCCCGGTGCTTTTTGCTTTATCTGCCGCAAATTTCTATCAATTTGAGAATTGGCCAAGAGTGTAGAAATTATTTGTAGATTATTATTGAGATTCAATTTGGATTAAACTAAAAATTTTAATTAGGAAAATGAGCTTGCTAATCTGACCCTAACAATTCTGGTTTATACTGGTTGCACTTTGAGGGGCTTATTTTCTTTAGTTTTTCATCTGAGGAGCACGCTGATGAATCGGTTCGTTTCCCGTTCCCTGCTGGCCGCCGCCATTGTGGCGCTACCGGCCCTCGCTAACGCCGCGATTATCTCGCAGTGGGATTTTAATTCCAACCCCGCTGACGGCAACACTAGCACCGGCACTACCGCCCCCGCCATTGGCACCGGCACACTAGCTAATGTTGGCGGCATCACCAATAGCTTTTCGTCAGGTTCGGCTAGCGGTGGTTCTTCCGACCCGGCACCCGCCGCCGACAATAGCGGCTATCAAACCACTGGTTATCCCGCCATTGGCGGCGCTGACGAAACCGCCGGCATCGAAGTCAAGGTTTCCACCTTCGGTTTTAACTCCATTTCGATCAATTTTGATCAACGCCACAGCAACACCTCTAGCCGCTTCATCTCTGTTCACTACACACTGGACGGCTCGACTTTTACACGTCTCACCCTGGACAACACCAACTCCACTCCCGGCGTGACACCTCCCCTGGGTAATCCCGCCAGTACCCCCGGTTTGTACGGCGCCACCGGCACCTTCAGTAGCGGTGTGGCCACCAGCGCTGGCGATGACTGGTTCAATGGCCGCAGTGTCAATTTTTCGTCCATTCCCGGCGCGAACAATAATCCCAACTTTGGCTTCCGCATCTTGACGTCCAAGGATGGCTTGGCAAATTTCACCGCTACCAACCCGACCAGCACCTACGCCGGTACCGGCACGCTGCGGTTTGACATGGTGACCATCAATGGCGAAGTCATTCCCGAACCATCTACTTTCGTCCTGGCCGGTGTCGGCCTGGCTGGCGTGTTGGCCCTGGGGCTGCGTCGCCGTAGCTAAGCTTGCCAGCTGATTCCTGGCATAAATGACTAAACCGCGAAATTTAACCCACCATCGATTGAGCATATTTCGCGGTCACACACACGCGCAGCCCGGCCTAATCCGCCGGGTTGCTTTTTTTTTGCATAGCATTCCTCCATGCTGTGTCAAAGATTGGTGTAAAGCGGATCAGCCGCTGGGCGCTACCTTACGACTTTTGCCGTGCTGATCGTGGTCTAGCACCCTACGGCTCATTCAAAAATAGAATGTAGACCCAACGTTAGGATGACTTGCGAATGGCACGACATCTTGCGGCATAAAGCCGCTCAATCGATCCGATTTGCCTCGTCGATCGCGGTCCAGACGCATTCCCGCAAGTCTCTCCGCTCCGTTAATTGCGGTCGTAACTCCGCGGCGCAATAAATCCGCACGCGTTTGACGTAATCGTCAAACTGTTCCCGCGCCAGGGTGCGCACCATCGGCGAGACATCCCCCAAACGCCGATACCGATCTTCCTTGGCCGCGTAAACATCCAGATCAAATTCGACTTCACGCTCTTCGGGAGGTGCGTCAAAAAGAATATCATGCTCGTCAACAGGGGTACCCAGCCGGGTG
Coding sequences within:
- a CDS encoding protein kinase, whose translation is MDSSKQLSLSQTPPPLTTELDGTPRAQTDKESTPGNSPSALRVKSPAAAVYDSTDNGTVIMPRPRLLDNETLPYIKELDPLRQDLSLVNDSARLNSLTAKSDSGKSDSGQKFVAGSSARALAPLTPEEEAELVNQQTVISVNPLEEAPQIGSLTSREMGKLLAGQTLGHYALREFVGGGGMGAVFRALDTMLNRIVAVKVLAPNQSRDEETLRRFQNEAQSAARLDHENIGRVYNFGHDRGWHFIVFEFIEGVNLRELVEQQGPLSIPDTLLYMLQLSEALAHASGREVVHRDIKPSNIIVTPEQKAKLVDMGLARLHQVDQQQEDLTASGVTLGTFDYISPEQARDPRVADVRSDLYSLGCTLYFMLSGAAPFSSGTVLQKLLKHQSEDPTDPRTLRPELPADLIKILRKLMAKSPEARYQTATQLTQDLRVLAEELGLLPHRAGLSTVWSPPVKVAPPWWYYHLPWIAPVVLSLIIGWILYTWDQVYAKDYQPQLISAQHPGTRATTATKPLPSATNSGVPKGQSSPAAPADQAFFNPKLPAQSQNFALDDKSPPATNSQPTFPELALAPEGAALPPAARQNDKGNSQNVNLSASPGTDTPITDPASTDDWQSRIAWSTKYLNESVASLQTQYLPQITSNLPKWQFNWPQLARESLPATGNANPDGNTNPPPLPESSGGTSGRLIVTPNPQRGGEFASLAAACRAAREGATVILDYDGLLIEQPFTLSQPNLTIAAAPQRQPIIRFRPGGLESAASIRGMLTMMGGQLNFERVHLEFELPGQISAKPWAFFHLRQITSLRFVESSLTIRNGDQIRPRDARVSFFELSNGPNANTLRAKTLPRPRDPVILEGLQSTIRGAAVIINNQEQVPLRFHWEQGFLATSETLLAVDIGQRPAAGQINEGVTIELRNVTAVLWRGLARIKNALNLPDILPVSLDLRDSVIRGSGSGPFLELENLDDLNGLQDALQWRSSNFLVDGYTSPARITAAVGTTNVAVNQWNEIWQLGERQLAFAPLPWATPADRLPEWHRIEPGHLALKSSTFSNTRTVPGLPPTEGNTSDKGDAAALPAAIIPRPTPLAPESTIPAERAKGLPTGTIPAESPAVPEPKSGFSANDLREMEKEMEMSRP
- a CDS encoding PEP-CTERM sorting domain-containing protein; the encoded protein is MNRFVSRSLLAAAIVALPALANAAIISQWDFNSNPADGNTSTGTTAPAIGTGTLANVGGITNSFSSGSASGGSSDPAPAADNSGYQTTGYPAIGGADETAGIEVKVSTFGFNSISINFDQRHSNTSSRFISVHYTLDGSTFTRLTLDNTNSTPGVTPPLGNPASTPGLYGATGTFSSGVATSAGDDWFNGRSVNFSSIPGANNNPNFGFRILTSKDGLANFTATNPTSTYAGTGTLRFDMVTINGEVIPEPSTFVLAGVGLAGVLALGLRRRS